Proteins from a genomic interval of Streptomyces sp. NBC_00820:
- a CDS encoding LacI family DNA-binding transcriptional regulator produces MTVTLADVAARAQVSPATVSRVLNGNYPVAAATRERVLRAVDELDYVLNGPASALAAATSDLVGILVNDIADPFFGIMASAIQGEIQGPGGRAGGERLAVVCNTGGSPERELTYLTLLQRQRAAAVVLTGGAVDDAAHAAKVAAKLRRLSEAGTRVVLCGRPPAPDTGAVALTFDNRGGARALTEHLTALGHRRLGYIAGPAERTTTRHRLEGHRAALEAAGVKEDDRWTVYGHYDRRSGYEATLELLRRDPDLTAVVAANDSIALGARAALRDRGLRVPEDVSVAGFDDLPFSVDAAPALTTVRLPLAQAGARAGRVAMGREETPPGGIASVRGELMVRASTGVPRA; encoded by the coding sequence ATGACGGTGACCCTGGCGGACGTGGCCGCCCGCGCCCAGGTCTCCCCCGCGACGGTGTCGCGCGTACTGAACGGCAACTACCCCGTGGCCGCCGCGACGCGCGAGCGGGTGCTGCGGGCGGTGGACGAGCTGGACTACGTCCTCAACGGCCCCGCCAGCGCGCTCGCCGCGGCCACCTCCGACCTGGTCGGCATCCTGGTCAACGACATCGCCGACCCCTTCTTCGGGATCATGGCGAGCGCGATCCAGGGCGAGATCCAGGGTCCGGGCGGCCGGGCCGGGGGCGAACGCCTGGCCGTGGTCTGCAACACGGGCGGCTCCCCGGAGCGCGAACTGACCTACCTCACCCTCCTGCAGCGCCAGCGGGCCGCGGCCGTGGTGCTGACCGGCGGGGCCGTGGACGACGCGGCGCACGCGGCGAAGGTGGCGGCGAAACTGCGCAGGCTGTCGGAGGCGGGTACCCGGGTGGTGCTGTGCGGACGCCCGCCCGCACCGGACACCGGGGCCGTCGCCCTGACCTTCGACAACCGCGGCGGCGCCCGCGCCCTGACCGAACACCTCACCGCCCTCGGCCACCGCCGCCTCGGCTACATAGCGGGCCCCGCGGAACGCACGACCACCCGGCACCGCCTGGAGGGCCACCGCGCCGCGCTGGAGGCCGCGGGCGTCAAGGAGGACGACCGCTGGACCGTGTACGGCCACTACGACCGCCGCTCCGGTTACGAGGCCACGCTGGAGCTGCTGCGCCGCGACCCGGACCTGACGGCGGTCGTCGCCGCCAACGACTCCATCGCCCTCGGTGCCCGCGCCGCGCTCCGCGACCGCGGCCTGCGCGTCCCCGAGGACGTCTCGGTCGCCGGCTTCGACGACCTTCCCTTCAGCGTCGACGCGGCGCCCGCGCTCACGACGGTGCGCCTGCCGCTGGCGCAGGCGGGGGCCCGGGCCGGACGCGTCGCGATGGGGCGCGAGGAGACCCCGCCCGGGGGAATCGCCTCGGTCCGGGGCGAGTTGATGGTGCGGGCGTCCACGGGGGTCCCCCGGGCGTGA
- a CDS encoding ribokinase, which translates to MYDYDLMVVGSANADLVIDVERRPAAGETVLGGDLAVHPGGKGANQAVAAARLGARTALLARVGDDGHGRLLLDSLRSAGVDTASVPAGGAPTGVALITVDPSGDNSIVVSPGANSRLGAGDVRDAASRLHASRVVSAQLEIPLETVVEVVRTLTGDNRFVLNPSPPRPLPAEVLAACDPLIVNEHEARVLLGDALVGEDPADWARLLLAEGPRSVVVTLGAEGALVCDASGVRRVPSVKVDAVDTTGAGDAFTAALAWKLGSGADLADAAAYAARVGAAAVTKRGAQESYPTAAEVDALAAEAGALVANGDALVADGGRVSGEEGGDR; encoded by the coding sequence ATGTACGACTACGACCTCATGGTCGTGGGTTCGGCCAACGCGGACCTGGTGATCGACGTCGAGCGGCGGCCCGCCGCCGGCGAGACGGTGCTGGGCGGCGACCTGGCCGTCCACCCGGGCGGCAAGGGCGCCAACCAGGCGGTCGCCGCCGCCCGGCTCGGCGCCCGTACGGCCCTGCTGGCCCGCGTCGGCGACGACGGCCACGGCCGGCTGCTGCTGGACTCGCTGCGCTCGGCCGGAGTCGACACGGCGAGCGTGCCGGCCGGCGGGGCGCCGACCGGCGTCGCGCTGATCACCGTCGACCCGTCCGGGGACAACAGCATCGTGGTGTCGCCCGGCGCCAACTCCCGGCTCGGCGCCGGGGACGTCCGGGACGCCGCGAGCCGCCTGCACGCCTCGCGCGTGGTGTCGGCGCAGCTGGAGATCCCGCTGGAGACCGTGGTGGAGGTCGTACGGACACTCACCGGCGACAACCGGTTCGTGCTGAACCCGTCGCCGCCCCGGCCGCTGCCGGCGGAGGTACTGGCGGCCTGCGACCCGCTGATCGTCAACGAGCACGAGGCGCGGGTGCTGCTCGGCGACGCCCTCGTGGGCGAGGACCCGGCGGACTGGGCGCGGCTGCTGCTGGCCGAAGGGCCGCGTTCGGTGGTCGTGACGCTGGGCGCGGAGGGTGCGCTGGTGTGCGACGCCTCCGGGGTGCGCCGGGTGCCGTCGGTGAAGGTGGACGCGGTGGACACCACCGGCGCCGGGGACGCGTTCACTGCGGCGCTGGCCTGGAAGCTGGGGTCGGGCGCGGATCTGGCCGACGCGGCCGCCTACGCGGCCCGGGTCGGCGCGGCGGCCGTGACGAAGCGGGGCGCGCAGGAGTCGTACCCCACGGCGGCGGAGGTCGACGCGCTGGCGGCGGAGGCCGGCGCCCTGGTGGCAAACGGCGACGCCCTCGTGGCGGACGGCGGGCGTGTGTCCGGCGAGGAGGGCGGGGACCGATGA
- the rbsD gene encoding D-ribose pyranase has translation MKKAGILNRHLAGALAELGHGDGVLVCDAGMPIPDGPRVVDLAFRAGVPSFAEVLDGLLAELVVEGATAAEEVRAANAEATALLDAHFPELTLIPHEELKERSARARLVVRTGEARPYANVLLRCGVFF, from the coding sequence ATGAAGAAGGCGGGCATCCTCAACCGGCATCTGGCCGGCGCCCTCGCGGAACTGGGCCACGGCGACGGGGTCCTGGTGTGCGACGCGGGCATGCCGATACCGGACGGACCGCGCGTGGTGGACCTGGCGTTCCGCGCCGGCGTCCCGTCCTTCGCCGAGGTCCTGGACGGGCTGCTGGCCGAGCTGGTGGTGGAGGGGGCCACGGCGGCCGAGGAGGTGCGCGCCGCCAACGCGGAGGCCACCGCGCTGCTGGACGCCCACTTCCCGGAGCTGACCCTGATCCCGCACGAGGAGCTGAAGGAACGGTCGGCGCGGGCACGGCTGGTGGTGCGTACGGGCGAGGCCCGGCCGTACGCCAACGTGCTGCTGCGGTGCGGCGTGTTCTTCTGA
- a CDS encoding ABC transporter ATP-binding protein, translating into MAPQRGWARRLAGYAWRYPKDVVLALGSSLAGMAVMAVVPLITKVIIDDVIGGHTRSMGPWAGGLVGAAVLVYALTYIRRYYGGRVALDVQHDLRTEMYGTITRLDGRRQDELSTGQVVGRATSDLQLIQGLLFMLPMTIGNVLLFLMSLAIMAWLSLPLTLVALAVAPALGYIARRSRSRLHPATWYAQAQAASVAGVVDGAVSGVRVVKGFGQEEQETGKLREVGRRLFAGRLRTIRLNSRYTPALQAVPALGQVAMLALGGWLAVRGHITLGTFVAFSTYLAQLVGPVRMLAMVLTVGQQARAGTERVLELIDTEPTLKEGTKTLPADAPATVEFDDVSFGYDHQRPVLEGVTFEIRPGETLAVVGSSGSGKSTLSLLLPRFYDVTHGAVLVGGHDVRELTLDSLRAAIGLVPEDSFLFSDTVRNNIAYGRPDASQDEIEAAARTAQADRFIAELSDGYDTLVGEHGLTLSGGQRQRIALARALLTDPRLLVLDDATSAVDARVEHEIHEALKHVMEGRTTLLIAHRRSTLGLADRIAVLDGGRLADIGTDEELQERSALYRRLLTDPDELGGVSPGHARPAGPQEDTTVRDELDAEFDAERGVTPRLWTGDREPRSQALSGTPATPELLALVEALPPATDTPDVDEAHAVRPEKSYGLRRLLKGFGRPLLVSLLLVAVDAGAGLLLPVLIRHGIDQGVTKTALGAVWAASLLGLATVLVQWAAQIGETRKTGRTGERVLYSLRLKIFAQLQRLGLDYYERELTGRIMTRMTTDVDALSTFLQTGLVTAFVSVVTFFGIMVVLLVIDVQLALVVFATLPPLVLATFFFRRASVKAYELARERVSGVNADLQESVAGLRIVQAFRRERDGGRRFAERSDSYRSARIRGQWLISVYFPFVQLLSSVAAAAVLIAGAGRVEAATLTTGALVAYLLYIDLFFAPVQQLSQVFDGYQQATVSLGRIQELLREPTSTRSADEPLDVLSLRGEIAFEGVGFAYGADEGEEALTGIDLRIPAGQTVAFVGETGAGKSTLVKLVARFYDPTSGRVTADGTDLRDLDLTSYRHRLGVVPQEAYLFPGTIRDAIAYGRPDATDAEVEAAARAVGAHEMVATLDGGYLHEVAERGRNLSAGQRQLIALARAELVDPDVLLLDEATAALDLATEAQVNQATDRLAGRRTTLVVAHRLTTAARADRVVVMDHGRVAEDGTHDELLALDGRYAALWRTFVGQSEPEEPVGVSG; encoded by the coding sequence GTGGCACCGCAACGGGGATGGGCACGACGGCTGGCGGGCTACGCCTGGCGGTATCCGAAGGACGTCGTTCTCGCGCTCGGCTCCTCCCTGGCCGGCATGGCCGTGATGGCGGTCGTACCGCTGATCACCAAGGTGATCATCGACGACGTCATCGGCGGCCACACCCGCTCGATGGGCCCCTGGGCCGGCGGCCTCGTAGGCGCCGCCGTCCTCGTCTACGCGCTCACCTACATACGCCGCTACTACGGCGGCCGCGTCGCCCTCGACGTCCAGCACGACCTGCGGACCGAGATGTACGGCACGATCACGCGCCTGGACGGACGCCGCCAGGACGAGCTGTCCACCGGGCAGGTCGTCGGCCGGGCCACCAGCGACCTCCAGCTGATCCAGGGCCTGCTCTTCATGCTCCCGATGACCATCGGGAACGTCCTGCTCTTCCTGATGTCCCTGGCGATCATGGCGTGGCTGTCGCTGCCGCTGACCCTGGTCGCCCTCGCGGTCGCCCCGGCCCTCGGGTACATCGCCAGGCGCAGCCGCAGCAGGCTGCACCCCGCCACCTGGTACGCCCAGGCCCAGGCGGCCTCCGTCGCCGGCGTGGTCGACGGCGCCGTGAGCGGCGTACGCGTGGTCAAGGGCTTCGGGCAGGAGGAGCAGGAGACCGGCAAGCTCAGGGAGGTCGGCCGACGCCTGTTCGCCGGGCGGCTGCGCACCATCCGCCTGAACAGCAGGTACACCCCCGCGCTCCAGGCCGTACCCGCCCTCGGCCAGGTCGCGATGCTGGCGCTCGGCGGCTGGCTGGCGGTGCGCGGGCACATCACGCTCGGCACCTTCGTCGCCTTCTCCACCTACCTCGCCCAGCTGGTCGGCCCGGTCCGCATGCTCGCCATGGTCCTCACGGTCGGCCAGCAGGCCCGCGCCGGCACCGAGCGCGTCCTGGAGCTGATCGACACCGAGCCCACGCTGAAGGAGGGCACGAAGACCCTCCCCGCCGACGCGCCCGCGACCGTCGAGTTCGACGACGTGTCCTTCGGGTACGACCACCAGCGCCCGGTGCTGGAAGGGGTCACCTTCGAGATCCGGCCCGGCGAGACCCTGGCCGTCGTCGGCTCCTCCGGCTCCGGCAAGTCCACCCTCTCCCTGCTCCTGCCGCGCTTCTACGACGTCACCCACGGCGCCGTCCTCGTCGGCGGCCACGACGTGCGCGAGCTGACCCTGGACTCGCTCAGGGCCGCGATCGGCCTGGTCCCGGAGGACTCGTTCCTCTTCTCCGACACCGTCCGCAACAACATCGCCTACGGCCGCCCCGACGCCTCCCAGGACGAGATCGAGGCCGCCGCCCGCACCGCCCAGGCGGACCGTTTCATCGCCGAGCTGTCCGACGGCTACGACACCTTGGTCGGCGAGCACGGCCTGACCCTCTCCGGCGGCCAGCGCCAGCGCATCGCACTCGCCCGCGCCCTGCTCACCGACCCCCGCCTGCTGGTCCTCGACGACGCCACGTCCGCCGTGGACGCGCGCGTGGAGCACGAGATCCACGAGGCGCTCAAGCACGTCATGGAGGGCCGCACCACCCTCCTCATCGCCCACCGCCGCTCCACCCTGGGCCTCGCCGACCGCATCGCCGTCCTGGACGGCGGCCGGCTCGCCGACATCGGCACCGACGAGGAGCTCCAGGAGCGCTCGGCCCTCTACCGCCGCCTGCTCACCGACCCGGACGAGCTGGGCGGGGTCTCCCCGGGCCACGCCCGCCCGGCCGGGCCGCAGGAGGACACCACCGTCCGCGACGAGCTGGACGCCGAGTTCGACGCCGAGCGCGGCGTGACCCCGAGGCTGTGGACCGGCGACCGCGAGCCCCGGAGCCAGGCGCTGTCCGGCACCCCGGCCACCCCGGAGCTGCTCGCCCTGGTCGAGGCGCTGCCCCCGGCGACCGACACCCCGGACGTCGACGAGGCCCACGCGGTGCGCCCCGAGAAGTCGTACGGCCTGCGCCGGCTCCTCAAGGGCTTCGGCCGGCCCCTGCTCGTCAGCCTGCTGCTGGTCGCCGTGGACGCGGGCGCGGGCCTGCTGCTGCCGGTGCTGATCCGGCACGGCATCGACCAGGGCGTCACGAAGACGGCCCTCGGCGCCGTGTGGGCCGCCTCCCTGCTCGGCCTCGCCACCGTGCTCGTGCAGTGGGCCGCGCAGATCGGCGAGACCCGCAAGACCGGCCGTACCGGCGAGCGCGTGCTGTACTCGCTGCGGCTGAAGATCTTCGCCCAGCTCCAGCGGCTCGGCCTCGACTACTACGAGCGCGAGCTGACCGGCCGGATCATGACGAGGATGACGACGGACGTCGACGCCCTGTCCACGTTCCTGCAGACCGGACTGGTCACCGCGTTCGTCTCGGTCGTCACCTTCTTCGGCATCATGGTCGTCCTGCTGGTGATCGACGTGCAGCTGGCGCTGGTCGTCTTCGCCACGCTGCCCCCGCTGGTCCTCGCCACCTTCTTCTTCCGCCGGGCCAGCGTGAAGGCGTACGAGCTGGCCCGTGAGCGGGTGTCGGGGGTCAACGCCGACCTCCAGGAGTCGGTGGCCGGACTGCGGATCGTGCAGGCCTTCCGGCGCGAGCGGGACGGCGGGCGGCGGTTCGCCGAGCGCAGCGACAGCTACCGCAGTGCCCGCATCCGCGGCCAGTGGCTGATCTCCGTCTACTTCCCCTTCGTCCAGCTGCTCTCCTCGGTCGCGGCGGCCGCCGTCCTCATCGCGGGCGCGGGCCGGGTGGAGGCCGCCACGCTGACCACGGGCGCCCTGGTCGCCTACCTGCTCTACATCGACCTGTTCTTCGCCCCGGTCCAGCAGCTCTCCCAGGTCTTCGACGGCTACCAGCAGGCCACGGTCTCGCTGGGCCGCATCCAGGAGCTGCTGCGCGAGCCGACCTCGACCCGGTCCGCCGACGAACCTCTTGACGTCCTCTCGCTGCGCGGCGAGATCGCCTTCGAGGGCGTGGGCTTCGCGTACGGCGCCGACGAGGGCGAGGAGGCCCTGACCGGCATCGACCTGAGGATCCCGGCCGGGCAGACCGTGGCCTTCGTCGGCGAGACGGGCGCGGGCAAGTCGACGCTGGTCAAGCTGGTGGCCCGGTTCTACGACCCCACCAGCGGCCGGGTCACGGCCGACGGCACGGACCTGCGCGACCTGGACCTGACCTCGTACCGGCACCGCCTCGGGGTCGTGCCGCAGGAGGCGTACCTCTTCCCGGGCACGATCCGCGACGCGATCGCCTACGGACGGCCCGACGCCACCGACGCCGAGGTGGAGGCGGCGGCGCGGGCGGTGGGCGCGCACGAGATGGTCGCCACGCTCGACGGCGGCTACCTCCACGAGGTCGCCGAGCGCGGCCGCAACCTCTCGGCCGGCCAGCGCCAGCTGATCGCGCTGGCCCGCGCCGAGCTCGTCGACCCCGACGTCCTCCTGCTCGACGAGGCCACGGCCGCCCTCGACCTGGCCACCGAGGCCCAGGTCAACCAGGCAACCGACCGCCTGGCGGGCCGTCGTACGACGCTGGTGGTCGCCCACCGGCTGACCACGGCCGCCCGCGCGGACCGGGTGGTGGTCATGGACCACGGCCGGGTCGCCGAGGACGGCACCCACGACGAACTCCTCGCCCTCGACGGCCGGTACGCCGCGCTGTGGCGGACCTTCGTCGGCCAGTCCGAGCCGGAGGAGCCGGTGGGCGTGTCCGGCTGA
- a CDS encoding HAD-IA family hydrolase encodes MPRPPHDAVLCDIDGVLRHWPAADALERAHGLPAGALAAAAFAPERLHPAITGKVTDEQWRAAVAAELARRCGSRERARAAVTAWSELVPAVDDEVVALLGQARDVASVSVALVSNATTRLERDLARQGLADLADLVVNTARIGIAKPDPRVYRIAAERIGAPAERCLFVDDTAANVVAAREAGMTAVHYRRIDDLRRALAPLLAAGS; translated from the coding sequence ATGCCTCGTCCTCCCCATGACGCCGTTCTCTGCGACATCGACGGCGTTCTCCGCCACTGGCCCGCCGCCGACGCACTCGAGCGCGCACACGGGCTGCCCGCCGGTGCCCTCGCGGCCGCGGCCTTCGCGCCGGAGCGTCTGCACCCCGCCATCACGGGGAAGGTCACCGACGAGCAATGGCGCGCGGCGGTCGCCGCCGAACTCGCCCGCCGCTGCGGATCGAGGGAGCGCGCCCGAGCGGCGGTCACGGCCTGGTCCGAGCTCGTGCCGGCGGTCGATGACGAGGTCGTCGCCCTGCTCGGACAGGCACGCGACGTCGCGTCGGTCTCCGTGGCTCTCGTCTCCAACGCGACCACCCGGCTGGAGCGGGATCTCGCCCGGCAAGGGCTCGCCGATCTCGCCGACCTCGTCGTGAACACGGCACGCATCGGCATCGCCAAGCCCGATCCCCGCGTCTACCGCATCGCCGCCGAGCGCATCGGGGCCCCGGCCGAACGCTGCCTGTTCGTCGACGACACGGCCGCCAACGTCGTGGCGGCCCGAGAAGCGGGAATGACCGCCGTCCACTACCGCCGGATCGACGACCTCCGCCGGGCGCTCGCGCCCCTGCTCGCCGCCGGCTCGTGA
- a CDS encoding SMI1/KNR4 family protein, whose protein sequence is MWRRTVQEVFPEAGFREPVQESALAGAEKRLGRALPGDLGRLLLESDGVTGHTHVDTVWSLDRIVEHNLLFRSDESFARLYMPFDALLFFGDDGGGDQFALVVKPERPDVFVWEHETDSRRWVAGDLRDYLRRSLRTGEDDWYAHAGP, encoded by the coding sequence ATGTGGAGACGAACAGTCCAGGAAGTGTTCCCGGAAGCGGGGTTCCGTGAGCCGGTCCAGGAGTCCGCGCTCGCCGGGGCCGAGAAACGGCTCGGGCGGGCACTCCCCGGCGACCTCGGGCGGTTGCTCCTCGAGAGCGACGGGGTGACCGGTCACACCCACGTGGACACCGTCTGGTCCCTCGACCGCATCGTCGAGCACAACCTGCTCTTCCGGTCCGACGAGTCCTTCGCCCGGCTGTACATGCCCTTCGACGCCCTCCTCTTCTTCGGGGACGACGGAGGCGGCGACCAGTTCGCCCTCGTGGTGAAGCCCGAACGCCCGGACGTCTTCGTCTGGGAGCACGAAACCGACAGCCGCCGGTGGGTGGCCGGTGACCTGCGGGACTACCTCCGCCGTTCGCTGCGCACCGGCGAGGACGACTGGTACGCGCACGCCGGCCCGTGA
- a CDS encoding MFS transporter codes for MSLTDSLIDVRPLRASPVFRRLLVGRTVSVLGGFMTMVTVMYQVWDLTRSTAWTGAVGLAQALPLVVFGLFAGAWVDRADRRRMYLTATVGQAVCSLLLAVQGFTGHVPVVAVLALVSTQSCFGALGAPAAGVFVPRLLPKDQVAAGLALNQVTGQAMMLLGPALAGVLLGWLGVGTCYLLDALSFGLAFYGAFGLPPLPPEGEPSRAGLHGVLDGLRFLAGHRVVRGALLTDLAATVLSFPVSLFPLVNAERFGGDPRTLGLFLSALAVGGVTATVLSGSLTRIGRPGTVMLCSSAAWGVALLLFGLTANPWTGLGLLVLAGAADAVSVVSRSTIVQTRTPDALLGRVTAAEQIVGQAGPSLGNVRGGLVAGWSSGTTALITGGLLCALAVAGVAATTPELREGTTP; via the coding sequence ATGAGCCTCACCGACTCGCTGATCGATGTCAGGCCGCTGCGCGCCTCGCCCGTCTTCCGGCGGCTGCTGGTCGGCCGGACGGTGTCCGTGCTCGGCGGGTTCATGACCATGGTGACGGTCATGTACCAGGTGTGGGACCTGACCCGCAGCACGGCGTGGACCGGCGCGGTCGGGCTGGCGCAGGCGCTGCCGCTGGTGGTGTTCGGGCTGTTCGCGGGGGCGTGGGTGGACCGGGCCGACCGGCGCCGGATGTACCTGACGGCCACCGTGGGCCAGGCGGTCTGCTCCCTGCTGCTCGCCGTGCAGGGCTTCACCGGACATGTGCCGGTGGTGGCCGTCCTGGCACTGGTGTCCACGCAGTCCTGCTTCGGCGCGCTCGGCGCCCCGGCCGCCGGGGTGTTCGTCCCGCGCCTGCTGCCCAAGGACCAGGTGGCGGCCGGGCTCGCCCTGAACCAGGTCACCGGCCAGGCGATGATGCTCCTCGGCCCCGCGCTGGCCGGTGTGCTGCTGGGCTGGCTGGGTGTCGGCACCTGCTACCTGCTCGACGCCCTCAGCTTCGGGCTCGCGTTCTACGGCGCCTTCGGCCTGCCCCCGCTGCCGCCGGAAGGCGAGCCGTCGCGGGCCGGTCTGCACGGGGTGCTGGACGGGCTGCGGTTCCTGGCCGGGCACCGGGTGGTGCGCGGCGCGCTGCTCACCGACCTCGCCGCCACCGTGCTGTCCTTTCCGGTCAGCCTGTTCCCGCTGGTCAACGCGGAGCGGTTCGGGGGTGATCCACGCACCCTGGGCCTGTTCCTGTCGGCCCTGGCGGTGGGCGGCGTCACGGCGACCGTCCTGTCCGGCTCGCTGACCCGGATCGGCCGGCCCGGCACGGTGATGCTGTGCAGCTCGGCCGCCTGGGGTGTGGCCCTGCTGCTCTTCGGCCTGACGGCGAACCCCTGGACCGGTCTCGGTCTGCTGGTCCTGGCCGGCGCCGCCGACGCCGTCTCGGTCGTCTCCCGCTCGACCATCGTGCAGACCCGCACCCCCGACGCCCTGCTCGGGCGGGTGACCGCGGCCGAGCAGATCGTGGGACAGGCGGGCCCCAGCCTCGGCAACGTGCGCGGCGGCCTGGTCGCCGGCTGGAGTTCCGGGACGACGGCCCTGATCACCGGGGGGCTGCTGTGCGCGCTGGCGGTGGCGGGCGTCGCCGCGACGACCCCCGAACTCCGCGAGGGGACCACCCCGTAG
- a CDS encoding glycoside hydrolase family 3 protein: MHDTSTGSTGNTARPSRRAVLTATASVAAALTVPTTAHAATAQGATTNDRRLRALISRMTLEEKVGQLFVMRVYGHSATAPDQADIDANLGEIGVRTAAELIAKYRVGGIIYFTWAHNTRDPHQIADLSNGIQKASLEQPRGLPVLIATDQEHGIVCRVGKPATLFPGAMAMGAGRSRSDARTLGRLSGAELRAMGINQDYSPDADVNVNPANPVIGVRSFGADPQAVGALVAAEVKGYQASRVAATAKHFPGHGDTAVDSHFGFPVITHSRELWEKLDAVPFRAAIAAGIDSIMTAHIQFPALDDSGDPATLSSPILTGILRGELGYDGVVITDSLGMEGVRTKYGDDRVPVLALKAGVDQLLNPPNLDVAWNAVLGAVRGGELTEARLDESILRILRMKARLGLLDRGVLVSQDHVDRVVGTAAHLAAADRIAERTTTLLVNEGGTLPLDRRRVPRVLVVGADPASPSGTTGPPTGVLAAALTELGFTATALSTGTAPSAATIAKAVTAAQGADAVVVGTYNLTASSSQLTLVRQLLATGRPVVAVAIRNPYDVAQLPEVKAWLAAYSWTDVELRAAARVIAGRVHPHGRLPVPVQRADDPAQVLYPIGHGLTY, encoded by the coding sequence GTGCACGACACCAGCACGGGAAGCACGGGAAACACCGCACGGCCGTCCAGACGGGCTGTGCTCACCGCGACCGCGAGCGTCGCCGCCGCGCTGACCGTACCCACCACCGCCCACGCCGCCACCGCCCAAGGCGCCACCACGAACGACCGCCGGCTGCGCGCCCTCATCTCCCGGATGACGCTGGAGGAGAAGGTCGGCCAGCTCTTCGTGATGCGGGTCTACGGCCACTCCGCCACCGCCCCGGACCAGGCCGACATCGACGCCAACCTGGGCGAGATCGGGGTCCGTACCGCCGCCGAACTGATCGCCAAGTACCGGGTCGGCGGGATCATCTACTTCACCTGGGCGCACAACACCCGCGACCCGCACCAGATCGCGGACCTGTCCAACGGCATCCAGAAGGCGTCCCTGGAGCAGCCGCGCGGGCTTCCGGTGCTCATCGCCACCGACCAGGAGCACGGCATCGTGTGCCGGGTGGGCAAACCCGCCACGCTGTTCCCCGGCGCCATGGCGATGGGCGCGGGCCGCTCCCGGTCCGACGCCCGCACCCTCGGCCGCCTCTCCGGCGCCGAACTGCGCGCGATGGGCATCAACCAGGACTACTCGCCGGACGCGGACGTCAACGTCAACCCGGCCAACCCGGTCATCGGCGTACGGTCCTTCGGGGCCGACCCGCAGGCCGTGGGGGCGCTGGTGGCGGCCGAGGTGAAGGGCTATCAGGCCTCACGGGTCGCCGCGACCGCCAAGCACTTCCCGGGCCACGGCGACACCGCCGTCGACAGCCACTTCGGCTTCCCGGTCATCACCCACAGCCGGGAGCTGTGGGAGAAGCTGGACGCGGTGCCCTTCCGGGCGGCCATCGCGGCGGGCATCGACTCGATCATGACCGCGCACATCCAGTTCCCGGCCCTGGACGACTCCGGTGACCCGGCCACCCTCTCCTCGCCGATCCTCACCGGCATCCTGCGCGGCGAACTCGGCTACGACGGGGTCGTGATCACCGACTCCCTCGGCATGGAGGGCGTGCGCACCAAGTACGGCGACGACCGGGTGCCGGTGCTCGCGCTGAAGGCCGGCGTCGACCAGCTGCTCAACCCGCCGAACCTGGACGTCGCCTGGAACGCGGTGCTGGGTGCCGTCCGCGGCGGCGAGCTGACCGAGGCCCGCCTGGACGAATCGATCCTGCGCATCCTGCGGATGAAGGCGCGGCTCGGCCTCCTCGACCGGGGGGTCCTCGTCAGCCAGGACCACGTCGACCGGGTGGTGGGCACCGCCGCCCATCTGGCCGCCGCCGACCGGATCGCCGAACGGACCACGACCCTGCTGGTCAACGAGGGCGGCACCCTCCCGCTCGACCGGCGGCGCGTGCCCAGGGTCCTGGTCGTCGGCGCCGACCCGGCCTCCCCGTCCGGCACCACCGGGCCGCCCACCGGCGTCCTGGCCGCCGCGCTCACCGAACTCGGCTTCACCGCCACCGCCCTGTCCACCGGCACCGCACCCTCCGCGGCGACCATCGCCAAGGCGGTGACGGCGGCCCAGGGCGCGGACGCCGTGGTGGTGGGGACGTACAACCTGACGGCGAGCAGTTCCCAGCTGACCCTGGTACGGCAACTGCTCGCCACCGGCCGGCCGGTCGTGGCCGTCGCCATCCGCAACCCCTACGACGTCGCCCAGCTGCCCGAGGTGAAGGCCTGGCTGGCGGCCTACTCCTGGACCGACGTCGAACTGCGCGCCGCGGCACGGGTGATCGCCGGCCGGGTGCACCCGCACGGCAGGCTCCCCGTGCCGGTGCAGCGGGCGGACGATCCGGCGCAGGTGCTGTACCCCATCGGTCACGGGCTGACGTACTAG